A single window of Plasmodium reichenowi strain SY57 chromosome 12, whole genome shotgun sequence DNA harbors:
- a CDS encoding tetratricopeptide repeat family protein, putative: MNAEMKGTHLKSVECPEKSNIKYSNLKQKDNSDNEEKGTITLNKEEINYSKTFLTKNSILKDEKAINIHNNDKNYNKVISDNKDVYDIHCETNDAILVDKKRDMHDKNNKENCDINKKNFNNNITDIKLSDDDKETKDDANEKYNKGDYEGALKIWERGLRSINYVLSKRDELNTERLEAFLKMHTTYCSNIAQGYMKINKYSECVKYSLLAQENDKNNIKIYFRLAKGYFMLGEYDKSIKVLNEGIKINKDTSLINLLKLVLKKKQTHLEKEKHMMKHIFQNLKQKPLINDDNNTKSFFFYISSSLKFLFIFIYAFLMKIYNLVLGTIMDKFCKMHKR; encoded by the coding sequence atgaatgCGGAGATGAAAGGTACACATTTGAAAAGTGTAGAGTGTCCTGAAAAATctaatataaaatacaGCAATCTAAAACAAAAAGATAATAGTGATAATGAAGAGAAAGGCACCATCacattaaataaagaagaaataaattattctaaaacttttttaacaaaaaatagtatattaaaagatgaaaaggctattaatatacataataatgataagaattataataaGGTTATTTCCGATAATAAAGATGTATATGATATACATTGTGAAACTAATGACGCTATACTTGTagataaaaaaagagatatgcatgataaaaataataaagaaaattgtgatattaataaaaaaaattttaataataatataacagatataaaattatctgatgatgataaagaAACGAAAGATGATgcaaatgaaaaatataataaaggaGATTATGAAGGAGCATTAAAAATATGGGAACGGGGTTTAAGATCAATTAATTATGTTTTATCTAAAAGAGATGAATTAAATACTGAAAGATTAGAAGCCTTTTTAAAGATGCATACTACATATTGTAGTAACATTGCACAAGgttatatgaaaataaataaatattctgaatgtgtaaaatattcattattagcacaagaaaatgataaaaataatattaagatatattttagGTTAGCTAAAGGTTATTTTATGTTAGGTGAATATGATAAATCTATTAAAGTACTGAATGAAGgtattaaaattaataaagatacttctttaattaatttattgaaattagttttaaaaaaaaaacaaacacatttggaaaaagaaaaacatatgatgaaacatatttttcaaaatcTTAAACAAAAACCTTtaataaatgatgataataataccaaatcattttttttttatatctcctcttctttaaaattcttattcatatttatttatgcctttttaatgaaaatatacaatttGGTTTTGGGTACAATAATGGACAAATTTTGTAAGATGcataaaagataa